The proteins below come from a single Asanoa ferruginea genomic window:
- a CDS encoding sugar ABC transporter ATP-binding protein, with product MLSLQRVSKSFGAVAALRDVDLELVAGEAHALVGENGAGKSTLVKILAGVHPPDTGTILLDGAPVTFAGPADARAAGIAVIYQEPTLFPDLSVAENIFMGRQPRRSLRRIDTAAMRERSAELFARLGVRLDPDRPARGLSIADQQLVEIAKALSTNARVLVMDEPTAALSGVEVERLFAVARSLRDAGAAVLFISHRFDEVFDLCQRITVMRDGRKVDTAPAAELTVDAVVRKMVGRDVSTLFPKLDSTAGDVRLDVRGLTRHGFFDDVSFQVRSGEIVALAGLVGAGRSEVVRAVFGVDRPDAGQVRVDDKPLPPGDTPAAIAAGLALVPEDRRQQGLVMELSVERNTTLPRRWALSRIGLLFGGAERRASATWTEKLQVKAGRPTDPVSTLSGGNQQKVVLAKWLSTRPRVLIVDEPTRGIDVGTKAEVHRLLSELAADGVAVLMVSSELPEVLGMADRVLVMREGRLVADIPRAGADEESVMVAATGAGS from the coding sequence ATGCTGTCGCTGCAGCGGGTGAGCAAGTCGTTCGGCGCCGTCGCGGCGCTCCGCGACGTCGACCTGGAGCTGGTCGCCGGCGAGGCGCACGCCCTGGTCGGCGAGAACGGCGCCGGCAAGTCCACTCTGGTCAAGATCCTCGCGGGCGTGCACCCACCCGACACCGGCACGATCCTGCTCGACGGCGCGCCGGTCACGTTCGCCGGCCCGGCCGACGCCCGGGCGGCCGGCATCGCGGTGATCTACCAGGAGCCCACCCTCTTCCCCGACCTCTCGGTCGCGGAGAACATCTTCATGGGCCGCCAGCCCCGCCGGAGCCTGCGCCGGATCGACACCGCGGCGATGCGCGAGCGGTCCGCCGAGCTGTTCGCCCGCCTCGGCGTGCGGCTCGACCCCGACCGCCCGGCCCGCGGGCTGTCCATCGCCGACCAGCAGCTCGTGGAGATCGCCAAGGCGCTGTCCACCAACGCCCGGGTGCTGGTGATGGACGAGCCGACCGCCGCACTGTCCGGCGTGGAGGTCGAGCGGCTGTTCGCGGTCGCGCGGTCGCTGCGCGACGCCGGTGCCGCGGTGCTGTTCATCTCGCACCGCTTCGACGAGGTGTTCGACCTGTGCCAGCGGATCACGGTGATGCGCGACGGCCGCAAGGTCGACACCGCGCCGGCCGCGGAGCTCACCGTCGACGCCGTGGTCCGCAAGATGGTCGGCCGCGACGTCTCGACCCTGTTCCCCAAGCTCGACAGCACGGCCGGCGACGTGCGGCTCGACGTGCGCGGGCTGACAAGGCACGGCTTCTTCGACGACGTCAGCTTCCAGGTGCGGTCCGGCGAGATCGTCGCGCTGGCCGGCCTGGTCGGCGCCGGCCGCAGCGAGGTGGTCCGCGCGGTCTTCGGCGTCGACCGCCCCGACGCGGGCCAGGTGCGGGTCGACGACAAGCCGCTGCCGCCCGGCGACACCCCGGCCGCGATCGCCGCCGGCCTCGCGCTGGTGCCGGAGGACCGGCGCCAACAGGGCCTGGTGATGGAGCTGTCGGTCGAGCGCAACACCACGCTGCCGCGGCGCTGGGCGCTGTCCCGAATAGGGCTGCTCTTCGGCGGCGCCGAGCGCCGGGCGTCGGCCACCTGGACCGAGAAGCTCCAGGTCAAGGCCGGCCGCCCGACCGACCCGGTGAGCACGCTCTCGGGCGGCAACCAGCAGAAGGTCGTGCTCGCGAAATGGCTGTCGACCCGGCCCCGGGTGCTGATCGTCGACGAGCCGACCCGCGGGATCGACGTGGGCACGAAGGCAGAGGTGCACCGCCTGCTCTCCGAGTTGGCGGCCGACGGAGTGGCGGTGTTGATGGTCTCCAGCGAGCTGCCGGAGGTCCTGGGTATGGCCGACCGGGTGCTGGTCATGCGCGAAGGCCGGCTGGTCGCCGACATCCCGCGGGCCGGCGCCGACGAGGAGTCGGTGATGGTCGCCGCGACGGGAGCCGGCTCATGA
- a CDS encoding CGNR zinc finger domain-containing protein, protein MVFAHDTEAALTTLAALVNTPLRDLAALDAFLGEHQISGSRTHTQAELDAVRALRPRFRRFWEVGEDELVESVNDLLRESRPLPQLVRHDGWGYHLHAVPPEVPVAVRLTVEAGMALVDVVRTGALDRLRTCAHPDCADVLVDLSKNRSKRFCDGGCGNRAAASAYRARRAGRP, encoded by the coding sequence ATGGTTTTCGCTCATGACACGGAAGCGGCGTTGACGACGCTGGCGGCGCTGGTCAACACGCCGCTGCGCGACCTGGCCGCCCTCGACGCGTTTCTCGGCGAGCATCAGATCAGCGGGTCCCGCACCCACACCCAGGCCGAACTCGACGCGGTCCGCGCGCTGCGACCGCGGTTCCGCCGGTTCTGGGAGGTCGGCGAAGACGAACTGGTCGAGAGCGTCAACGACCTGCTGCGCGAAAGCCGTCCGCTGCCGCAACTCGTCCGGCACGACGGCTGGGGCTACCACCTGCACGCGGTGCCGCCGGAGGTGCCGGTCGCCGTGCGGTTGACCGTCGAGGCCGGGATGGCCCTGGTCGACGTGGTCCGCACGGGCGCGCTGGACCGGTTGCGCACCTGCGCCCACCCCGACTGCGCCGACGTGCTCGTCGACCTGTCCAAGAACCGTTCGAAGCGCTTCTGCGACGGCGGCTGCGGCAACCGGGCCGCGGCGAGCGCCTACCGGGCGCGGCGCGCCGGCCGCCCTTGA
- a CDS encoding EamA family transporter, giving the protein MPPTRSLGLLFALLSALTFSTSGPLAHALLDAGWSAPAAVAIRVGTAAAVLAVPAAIALRGRWAAVRRGLTGLVLFGVLGVGIAQVAFFNAIRYLPVGVALLLEYLGVVLVVFWMWAVHGQRPRALTAAGAVTAVVGLALVLDLSGGARLSLVGVLWGLLAGVGLAAYFVLGARDSDGEGVPPLALATAGLGIGAVLLVLLGAVGLLPMHAAFGTVSLGGQRVSWLVPVAGLSLVAAVVPYVAGIVAARALGARLSSFVGLTEVLFAVLIAWLVLDELPTPVQIAGGALIIAGVVLVRLDERKPAEVLVSA; this is encoded by the coding sequence ATGCCACCGACCCGCTCGCTCGGCCTGCTGTTCGCGCTCCTCTCCGCGCTCACGTTCAGCACCTCGGGCCCGCTCGCGCACGCCCTGCTCGACGCCGGCTGGTCGGCACCGGCAGCGGTCGCCATCCGGGTCGGCACCGCGGCGGCGGTGCTCGCCGTCCCGGCGGCGATCGCGTTGCGCGGCCGCTGGGCCGCGGTGCGGCGCGGCCTGACCGGTTTGGTCCTGTTCGGCGTGCTCGGCGTCGGCATCGCGCAGGTCGCCTTCTTCAACGCGATCCGCTACCTGCCGGTCGGCGTCGCGCTGCTGCTCGAATACCTCGGCGTGGTGCTCGTCGTGTTCTGGATGTGGGCGGTGCACGGCCAGCGGCCGCGCGCCCTGACCGCCGCCGGTGCGGTCACCGCGGTGGTCGGCCTGGCCCTGGTGCTCGACCTGAGCGGGGGTGCCCGGCTCTCCCTCGTCGGCGTGCTGTGGGGCCTGCTCGCCGGCGTCGGGCTGGCGGCCTACTTCGTGCTCGGCGCCCGCGACTCCGACGGCGAAGGAGTGCCTCCGCTGGCCCTCGCGACGGCCGGCCTGGGGATCGGCGCGGTGCTGCTGGTGCTGCTCGGCGCGGTCGGCCTGCTGCCCATGCACGCCGCGTTCGGCACGGTCAGCCTGGGCGGCCAACGGGTGAGCTGGCTGGTCCCGGTGGCCGGGCTGTCGCTGGTCGCCGCCGTCGTGCCCTACGTGGCCGGCATCGTGGCCGCCCGCGCACTCGGCGCCCGGCTCTCCTCGTTCGTCGGCCTGACCGAGGTGCTGTTCGCCGTCCTGATCGCCTGGCTGGTGCTCGACGAGTTGCCCACGCCCGTGCAGATCGCCGGCGGAGCGCTGATCATCGCCGGCGTCGTGCTGGTCCGGCTCGACGAGCGCAAGCCGGCCGAGGTGCTGGTCTCAGCCTGA
- a CDS encoding Imm1 family immunity protein — MTSSPVLAADPVRLERDRWRDGRAERRWHDDPTSDQIEAAVRALDQETRTEVVLTGHDDQYLAVEGGNGRYLVQLGSDVDDDRIVLRSVDAAPGDEVVVAAGQPRRVARRDIVDLDTALRAVRSFAKDGRPDPTLHWASG; from the coding sequence ATGACGAGCTCACCAGTCCTCGCGGCTGACCCCGTGCGGCTCGAACGCGACCGCTGGCGCGACGGCCGGGCCGAGCGCCGGTGGCATGACGACCCGACGTCGGACCAGATCGAGGCGGCGGTCCGGGCACTCGACCAGGAGACCCGCACCGAGGTCGTGCTGACCGGCCACGACGATCAGTATCTGGCCGTCGAGGGCGGCAACGGGCGCTATCTCGTGCAACTCGGCTCCGACGTGGACGACGACCGGATCGTGCTGCGGTCGGTCGACGCCGCACCGGGCGACGAGGTCGTCGTCGCGGCCGGCCAGCCCCGCCGGGTGGCCCGCCGCGACATCGTCGACCTCGACACCGCGCTGCGTGCGGTGCGGTCGTTCGCGAAGGACGGCCGGCCCGACCCGACGCTGCACTGGGCGTCAGGCTGA
- a CDS encoding copper resistance CopC family protein: MRRYAAAMAALLVGLVVVVAPATPASAHTKLSKAVPAAKATVTKPLETVTLTFSGLIKQAGTKVVVTGADGSAYQVDGAKALDKTITQPVSPLGVGVITVAWQTVSGDGHKISGSYTFTNKYAPPAPSPSPSPSAASPSPVSAAASPTAVTVPVAAIDEGGMSPVGLAAAGAGAVVVLAILVLVLLRRRRPRS, translated from the coding sequence ATGCGCCGTTATGCCGCCGCCATGGCCGCACTGCTGGTCGGGCTGGTCGTGGTCGTCGCACCGGCCACGCCCGCGTCCGCACACACCAAGCTGTCCAAGGCGGTGCCGGCCGCGAAGGCGACCGTGACGAAGCCGCTCGAGACGGTGACGCTGACCTTCAGCGGGCTGATCAAGCAGGCCGGCACGAAGGTCGTCGTGACCGGCGCCGACGGCAGCGCCTACCAGGTCGACGGTGCGAAGGCGCTCGACAAGACGATCACCCAGCCGGTGTCGCCGCTCGGGGTCGGTGTCATCACGGTCGCCTGGCAGACGGTGTCCGGCGACGGGCACAAGATCTCGGGCAGTTACACGTTCACCAACAAGTACGCGCCGCCGGCCCCGTCTCCATCCCCGTCGCCGTCGGCCGCGTCGCCCTCGCCGGTCTCCGCTGCGGCCAGCCCCACGGCCGTCACAGTCCCGGTTGCCGCCATCGACGAGGGTGGGATGTCGCCGGTCGGGCTCGCCGCGGCCGGCGCGGGTGCCGTCGTCGTGTTGGCCATCCTGGTGCTGGTGCTGCTGCGACGGCGCCGGCCACGTTCGTGA
- a CDS encoding acyltransferase family protein, translating into MPDSPRASAPRLPSLTGLRFAAALLVFGVHAYSFIPVGGAAHQLGHLLLDPGDLGVSFFFVLSGFVLTWAARGPGPAPGRGLGRFWAGRVLRIYPAYVVALGLAVASKYIGDLVDPVGNRVNQVNGHNLSTSLFLVQAWFPDDVTYLGINPVAWSLSCEIAFYAAFPLLYLLLRRLAGRALAISAVALVALGLLMPAFAHAFVDPAYQRWFVYILPATRAIEFALGIVLALLVRSGAWRGPGLPVASALFAANYLIVNLLPHQVRDTSAVLATTALLIPAAATADLAGARSVWRHPVLIRLGDASYAFFLVHLTILTTGMIILGRSHDYPAWQAVPLALAFLVLSYAVAFPLHRYVELPAMRLLRRRQPRRAIPAQRAPQPSEVGVG; encoded by the coding sequence ATGCCCGACTCCCCCAGGGCGTCCGCCCCCCGGCTGCCCTCCCTCACCGGTCTGCGCTTCGCCGCCGCGCTCCTCGTGTTCGGCGTGCACGCCTACTCGTTCATCCCGGTCGGCGGAGCCGCCCACCAGCTCGGGCACCTGCTGCTCGACCCCGGCGACCTCGGCGTCTCGTTCTTCTTCGTGCTCTCCGGTTTCGTGCTCACCTGGGCGGCGCGCGGCCCCGGCCCCGCACCCGGTCGCGGGCTGGGCCGGTTCTGGGCGGGTCGGGTGCTGCGGATCTACCCGGCCTACGTGGTCGCGCTGGGTCTCGCGGTGGCGTCGAAATACATCGGCGACCTCGTCGACCCGGTGGGCAACCGGGTCAACCAGGTCAACGGGCACAACCTGAGCACGAGCCTGTTCCTCGTACAAGCCTGGTTTCCGGACGATGTCACCTATCTCGGCATCAACCCGGTAGCCTGGTCGCTTTCCTGCGAGATCGCCTTCTACGCCGCGTTCCCGCTGCTCTACCTGCTGCTGCGCCGCCTGGCCGGCCGGGCACTGGCGATCTCGGCCGTGGCCCTGGTCGCGCTCGGGCTGCTGATGCCGGCGTTCGCGCACGCGTTCGTCGACCCGGCCTACCAGCGCTGGTTCGTCTACATCCTGCCGGCGACCCGGGCGATCGAGTTCGCGCTCGGCATCGTGCTGGCGCTGCTGGTCCGCTCCGGCGCCTGGCGTGGCCCCGGCCTGCCGGTCGCGTCGGCGCTGTTCGCCGCCAACTACCTGATCGTCAACCTGCTGCCGCATCAGGTACGCGACACGTCAGCCGTGCTGGCCACGACCGCACTGCTGATCCCCGCCGCGGCCACCGCCGACCTTGCTGGCGCACGGTCGGTGTGGCGACACCCGGTGCTGATCCGGCTGGGCGACGCCTCGTACGCCTTCTTCCTCGTGCATCTCACGATCCTCACCACCGGCATGATCATCCTGGGCCGGTCACACGACTACCCGGCCTGGCAGGCGGTCCCGCTGGCCCTGGCCTTCCTGGTGCTTTCCTACGCGGTCGCGTTCCCCCTGCACCGATATGTCGAACTGCCCGCGATGCGCCTGCTGCGCCGCCGCCAGCCGCGCCGGGCGATCCCCGCCCAGCGCGCTCCCCAGCCGTCGGAGGTCGGCGTAGGCTGA
- a CDS encoding dihydrofolate reductase family protein, whose protein sequence is MGKVVADISISLDGYVAAPGADNEHGLGIGGEVIHSWVFAGHPIDSEILCRGLDQTGAVVMGRRLFDFVDGPHGWTDELGYGAGTDQATGGPPVLVVTHSPPSSWRLGPRFSFATDIAEAVHRARTEAGDKTVVVMGGAEVVRQSVLLGLADELRIHLSPCLVGGGTPLFSPADQPTPRLRQVDVIVSPHATHLTYDVLN, encoded by the coding sequence ATGGGCAAGGTTGTCGCAGACATCTCCATTTCACTCGATGGTTATGTGGCCGCCCCCGGCGCCGACAACGAGCACGGCCTCGGCATCGGCGGCGAGGTGATCCATAGCTGGGTCTTCGCCGGCCACCCGATCGACTCCGAAATCCTGTGCCGAGGCCTCGACCAGACCGGCGCCGTGGTGATGGGCCGCCGGCTGTTCGACTTCGTCGACGGGCCACACGGCTGGACCGACGAGCTCGGCTACGGCGCGGGCACCGACCAGGCGACGGGCGGGCCGCCGGTGCTGGTCGTGACCCACTCCCCGCCGTCTTCGTGGCGGCTCGGCCCGAGGTTCAGCTTCGCGACCGACATCGCGGAGGCGGTCCACCGCGCGAGAACGGAGGCGGGCGACAAGACCGTGGTGGTGATGGGCGGGGCGGAGGTCGTGCGCCAGAGCGTGCTGCTCGGCCTGGCCGACGAACTCCGGATCCACCTGTCGCCGTGTCTGGTCGGCGGCGGCACGCCGCTGTTCTCCCCCGCGGACCAGCCGACCCCACGGCTACGCCAGGTCGACGTGATCGTCTCTCCACATGCGACTCACCTGACCTACGACGTGCTCAACTGA
- a CDS encoding serine hydrolase domain-containing protein, with protein sequence MSALTRVLSGALVLTLASSVYLGTAQASAGPAHHTTVQQLLDRLTGEDGAPGALVEVRDRTGVSKLTSGVADLHTGAPMTDDVNFRIGSMTKPFVATVVLQLVGEHRIALDAPLERYLPGLVRGNGNDGRRITVRNLLQHTSGLPDYLTYLTPQEILSDPYAHHDQNELLGIALAHPRLFKPGAKGRWSYSNTNYLLAGMLIEKVTGHSYGTEIRRRIVVPLQLGDTEVPGDAVAIPEPHPRGYARPAPGAEPIDVTEFNPSVAAGSGDMISSASDMSRFLDALLHGRLLRPAQLAEMTHTKSTGLEDHSAYGLGLFTWSLPCGGVYWGHPGDILGFQTMTGATTDGRQATVMVNLDPGGTEEQDADLRAAVATALCVS encoded by the coding sequence ATGAGTGCGTTGACACGCGTACTGAGCGGCGCACTGGTGTTGACCCTGGCGTCCTCTGTCTACCTGGGCACGGCGCAGGCGTCCGCCGGGCCCGCCCACCACACCACGGTCCAGCAGCTACTGGACCGGTTGACCGGCGAAGACGGAGCGCCCGGAGCACTCGTGGAAGTGCGTGATCGCACCGGCGTCAGCAAGCTGACCAGCGGAGTCGCGGACCTGCACACAGGCGCGCCGATGACCGACGACGTCAACTTCCGCATCGGCAGCATGACGAAACCGTTTGTCGCGACGGTCGTGCTGCAGCTCGTCGGCGAGCATCGCATCGCGCTGGATGCCCCACTCGAGCGCTATCTGCCCGGCCTCGTCCGCGGGAACGGCAACGACGGCCGGCGCATCACCGTGCGGAACCTGCTCCAGCACACCAGCGGCCTGCCCGACTACCTGACCTACCTGACGCCGCAGGAGATTCTGTCCGATCCCTACGCCCATCACGACCAGAACGAACTGCTCGGAATCGCGCTCGCGCATCCGCGGCTGTTCAAGCCGGGCGCGAAAGGCAGATGGAGTTACTCCAACACCAACTACCTGCTGGCGGGAATGCTGATCGAGAAGGTGACCGGCCACAGCTACGGCACGGAGATCAGGCGCCGCATCGTCGTGCCCCTCCAACTCGGCGACACCGAGGTGCCCGGAGACGCGGTAGCCATCCCAGAGCCGCACCCGCGCGGCTACGCACGCCCCGCACCCGGCGCCGAACCGATCGACGTGACCGAGTTCAACCCGTCCGTCGCCGCCGGATCAGGCGACATGATCTCCAGTGCCTCCGACATGTCGCGCTTCCTCGACGCGCTCCTGCACGGGCGACTGCTACGCCCGGCGCAACTCGCCGAAATGACACACACCAAGAGCACCGGACTCGAGGACCACAGCGCGTACGGGCTGGGCCTGTTCACATGGTCGCTGCCGTGCGGCGGCGTCTACTGGGGCCACCCGGGCGACATCCTGGGCTTCCAGACGATGACCGGCGCCACCACAGACGGCCGGCAGGCCACGGTCATGGTGAACCTCGACCCGGGTGGCACGGAGGAACAGGACGCCGACCTGCGGGCCGCGGTCGCGACCGCCTTGTGTGTCAGTTGA
- a CDS encoding YkvA family protein, with the protein MWQALIAIAAGVLLVWLALVAALLIGRPGGAQLREAVRILPDLVRLLGRLAKDRTLPRGVRVRLALLLAYLALPIDLIPDFIPVLGYADDAILVVIVLRGTIRRAGLPAVQRHWPGTDAGFAALQRLTGAPGVGA; encoded by the coding sequence ATGTGGCAGGCGCTGATCGCCATCGCGGCCGGCGTGCTGCTGGTCTGGCTCGCCCTCGTGGCGGCGCTGCTGATCGGCCGGCCGGGTGGTGCGCAACTCCGCGAAGCGGTCCGCATCCTGCCCGACCTGGTCCGCCTGTTGGGCCGGCTGGCGAAAGACCGGACCCTGCCACGTGGCGTACGGGTCCGGCTCGCGCTGCTGCTCGCCTACCTGGCGCTGCCGATCGACCTGATCCCCGACTTCATCCCGGTCCTCGGCTACGCCGACGATGCGATCCTGGTCGTCATCGTGCTGCGCGGCACCATCCGCCGCGCCGGCCTACCGGCCGTCCAACGGCACTGGCCCGGCACGGACGCCGGCTTCGCCGCCCTTCAACGCCTGACCGGTGCCCCAGGTGTCGGCGCCTGA
- a CDS encoding HIT family protein: MATVFSMIIAGELPGRFVHQDDEVVAFLSIAPLTPGHTLVVPRAEVDDWTTLDPALWSHLTGVAARIGVAVRTAFDAPRAGLVIAGFEVPHAHVHVFPARGLADFDFANARPDTPAAELDDAHRRLLAALD; encoded by the coding sequence ATGGCAACCGTCTTCTCCATGATCATCGCCGGCGAGCTGCCCGGCCGGTTCGTGCATCAGGACGACGAGGTGGTCGCCTTCCTGAGCATCGCGCCGCTCACGCCCGGCCACACGCTCGTCGTGCCGCGCGCCGAGGTCGACGACTGGACGACTCTCGACCCGGCGCTGTGGTCACACCTGACGGGGGTAGCGGCGCGGATCGGAGTGGCGGTCCGGACCGCGTTCGACGCGCCCCGGGCCGGCCTGGTGATCGCCGGCTTCGAGGTGCCACATGCCCACGTGCACGTCTTCCCCGCGCGCGGGCTGGCCGACTTCGACTTCGCCAACGCGCGACCGGACACGCCGGCGGCTGAACTCGACGACGCACACCGACGCCTCCTCGCGGCCCTCGACTAG
- a CDS encoding SRPBCC family protein: MIYESHHVSVAIARSPAEVYAFAANPANLPRWAAGLTGSIANVDGRWLAETPDGPVEVAFTPPNEVGVLDHDVTFPSGQRFYNPMRVFANADGSEVVFTVYRREGTSREAFEADAVAVLTDLRVLKSLLE; the protein is encoded by the coding sequence GTGATCTACGAGTCGCACCACGTGAGTGTCGCCATCGCCCGATCGCCCGCCGAGGTCTACGCGTTCGCCGCCAACCCGGCCAATCTGCCGCGCTGGGCCGCGGGGTTGACAGGGTCGATCGCGAACGTCGACGGCCGGTGGCTCGCGGAGACGCCGGACGGCCCGGTCGAGGTGGCGTTCACACCGCCCAACGAGGTCGGGGTGCTCGACCACGACGTGACGTTCCCGTCGGGCCAGAGGTTCTACAACCCGATGCGGGTGTTCGCGAACGCCGACGGAAGCGAAGTGGTCTTCACCGTCTACCGCCGCGAGGGAACGAGCCGCGAGGCCTTCGAGGCCGACGCGGTCGCGGTGCTCACCGACCTGCGGGTGCTCAAGTCACTTTTGGAATGA
- a CDS encoding CPBP family glutamic-type intramembrane protease, which produces MRHPPLARGVEFGALFFVAVGGYALLGSPGSPIPVLLVFGGLALWWLRRQPDFDRRDLWRREALRPALRPVLLTWAAAAVVGIGAVAVIRPDHLFDLPRESPWIWLAVVIFYPLLSVYPQELLFRAFLLHRYAPVFGTGWAAAAASAVAFGFAHIILGSFWSVLLTLAGGWLFARRFQRTRSLLVASVEHSLYGVLAFTIGLGDLFYHGASITR; this is translated from the coding sequence GTGCGGCACCCTCCCCTCGCCCGCGGCGTCGAGTTCGGCGCGCTCTTCTTCGTCGCCGTCGGCGGCTACGCCCTGCTCGGCAGCCCGGGCAGCCCGATACCGGTCCTGCTGGTGTTCGGCGGGCTCGCGCTCTGGTGGCTTCGCCGGCAGCCGGACTTCGACCGCCGCGACCTCTGGCGGCGGGAGGCCCTGCGGCCCGCGCTGCGCCCGGTCCTGCTGACCTGGGCGGCCGCGGCCGTGGTCGGCATCGGCGCCGTCGCGGTCATCCGGCCCGACCACCTGTTCGACCTGCCGCGCGAGTCGCCGTGGATCTGGCTGGCCGTGGTGATCTTCTATCCGCTGCTGTCGGTCTATCCGCAGGAACTGCTGTTCCGCGCCTTCCTGCTGCACCGCTACGCGCCGGTGTTCGGCACCGGATGGGCGGCCGCCGCCGCGAGCGCGGTCGCGTTCGGGTTCGCGCACATCATCCTCGGCAGCTTCTGGTCGGTGCTGCTCACGCTGGCCGGCGGCTGGCTCTTCGCCCGGCGCTTCCAGCGCACCCGGTCACTGCTGGTGGCCTCGGTGGAACACAGCCTCTACGGGGTGCTCGCCTTCACCATCGGCCTCGGCGACCTCTTCTACCACGGCGCTTCCATCACGCGGTAG
- a CDS encoding DUF2277 domain-containing protein translates to MCRNIRVLSNFEPPATEDEIEAAALQYVRKVSGTTKPSAANQEAFDEAVRVVAEATRALLGELVIKAPPRDRETEAAKARARAAERYGPRAAATA, encoded by the coding sequence ATGTGCAGGAACATCCGGGTGTTGAGCAACTTCGAGCCGCCCGCCACCGAAGACGAGATCGAGGCCGCCGCGCTGCAATACGTGCGCAAGGTCAGCGGCACGACGAAGCCGTCGGCCGCCAACCAGGAGGCGTTCGACGAGGCCGTGCGCGTGGTGGCGGAGGCCACGCGGGCGTTGCTCGGGGAACTGGTGATCAAGGCGCCACCGCGCGACCGGGAGACCGAGGCCGCCAAGGCCAGGGCCCGCGCCGCCGAGCGCTACGGGCCCCGGGCCGCCGCTACCGCGTGA